From the Anaerolineales bacterium genome, one window contains:
- the lepB gene encoding signal peptidase I, with protein sequence MDPSRLETETSSQLTSRERAGWVRTAGEILQTVLLAGLLFLGVNFVTARIRVEGSSMEPSLHDGEFVVVNRLAYRWTAPERGDIVVFRFPLNLDRRFIKRIIGLPGDQVRIVDGRVLVNGQVLEEPYIAAAPRYSGEWTVAAGEAFVLGDNRNNSSDSQNWGMLPMEDIIGRAILVYWPVAEAGLIEHLSPAIAAGA encoded by the coding sequence ATGGACCCTAGCCGTCTAGAAACCGAGACTTCTTCCCAGCTCACCTCCCGAGAGAGGGCGGGCTGGGTGCGCACTGCCGGGGAGATCCTGCAGACCGTGCTCCTGGCCGGTCTGCTGTTCCTGGGCGTCAACTTCGTGACCGCCCGCATCCGGGTCGAAGGCAGCAGCATGGAACCCAGCCTACATGACGGCGAGTTCGTTGTGGTGAACCGCCTGGCCTATCGCTGGACTGCGCCGGAACGAGGCGATATCGTTGTGTTCCGCTTCCCCCTCAACCTCGATCGGCGCTTCATCAAGCGCATCATCGGGCTGCCCGGCGACCAGGTCCGGATCGTCGACGGGCGCGTGCTGGTGAATGGTCAGGTGCTTGAGGAGCCCTACATCGCCGCAGCCCCTCGCTACTCCGGCGAGTGGACCGTCGCCGCAGGGGAGGCCTTCGTTCTCGGCGACAACCGCAACAACTCTTCGGATTCGCAGAACTGGGGGATGTTGCCGATGGAGGACATCATCGGGCGAGCCATCCTGGTGTACTGGCCGGTCGCAGAGGCGGGGTTGATCGAGCACCTATCGCCTGCCATCGCCGCCGGAGCTTGA